A region from the Saccharomonospora azurea NA-128 genome encodes:
- a CDS encoding cob(I)yrinic acid a,c-diamide adenosyltransferase, with protein MSVRINRVYTRVGDNGTTALGDGTRVPKTDPRLGAYADVDETNSVVGVAIALGSLPDEITTVLRTVQNDLFDVGADLSTPVAENPPYPPLRITQDYVDRLEGWCDEFNERVGKLNSFILPGGTAGAALLHQARTVARRAERSAWLLVEADREGTNPLAVTYLNRLSDLLFILARVANPDGDVLWKPGGDR; from the coding sequence ATGTCCGTACGGATCAACCGCGTTTACACCCGGGTCGGCGACAACGGCACGACAGCGCTGGGGGACGGCACACGAGTGCCCAAGACCGATCCCCGGCTCGGGGCGTACGCCGACGTCGACGAGACGAACTCCGTCGTCGGCGTGGCGATCGCGCTGGGCTCGCTGCCCGACGAGATCACGACGGTGCTCCGGACGGTCCAGAACGATCTGTTCGACGTGGGCGCCGACCTCAGCACGCCGGTGGCCGAGAACCCGCCGTACCCGCCGTTGCGCATCACGCAGGACTACGTCGACCGGCTCGAAGGCTGGTGCGACGAGTTCAACGAACGGGTCGGCAAGCTGAACTCGTTCATCCTCCCCGGAGGCACTGCGGGCGCCGCGCTGCTGCACCAGGCTCGGACGGTGGCCCGCCGAGCGGAGCGATCGGCCTGGCTCCTCGTGGAAGCCGACCGCGAGGGCACGAACCCGCTCGCGGTCACCTACCTGAACCGGCTGTCGGACCTGCTGTTCATCCTCGCCCGGGTCGCCAACCCCGACGGCGACGTGCTGTGGAAGCCGGGCGGCGATCGCTGA